From one Mycobacterium colombiense CECT 3035 genomic stretch:
- a CDS encoding FMN-binding glutamate synthase family protein: MIRFGCVALLVAVSAASAFLAITGSWGWWIVAAVVAAAAAVGLYDLIQRRHSVLRNYPVLGHLRFLLEALRPEIQQYFIERNFDGRPFDRDVRSLIYQRAKGTAAEQSYGTERDIDWDGYEYLVHSTAPVEPPPEPYRVRIGGPDCKQPYDIALMNVSAMSFGSLSGNALRALNNGARKGRFAHDTGEGGLTPYHLGGADVVWEIGSGYFGTRTKDGAFDPVQFADKAAHELVKCISIKLSQGAKPGIGGVLPAAKVSREIAAYRGVPMGEKCVSPAAHSEFATPRELIGFVARLRELAEGKPVGFKLCVGSRTDVLGMCKAMLAEGVTPDFIIVDGAEGGTAAAPLEYEDHVGLPLTDGLMIVHNALVGTGLRDRIRIGASGKVATGNDIVKRLIQGADYTNSARSMMMAAGCIQSQRCHTNRCPVGVATQDPARARALDVEDKSERVYRYQRATVRQAMLIMGSMGVSDPSMLNPHMLRKRVSAVEQRSYAELYEWLATGVLLEHAPASWRSDWDAADPDSFAPAGTRRPTLF, from the coding sequence TTGATTCGATTCGGATGCGTGGCGTTGCTCGTCGCCGTTTCGGCGGCATCGGCGTTCCTGGCGATCACGGGATCGTGGGGTTGGTGGATCGTCGCGGCGGTGGTTGCGGCGGCAGCCGCCGTAGGCCTTTACGATCTCATCCAGCGCCGGCACTCCGTCCTGCGCAACTACCCGGTGTTGGGGCATCTGCGGTTCCTGCTGGAAGCCCTTCGTCCGGAAATCCAGCAGTATTTCATCGAGCGCAACTTTGACGGCCGGCCCTTCGACCGCGACGTGCGCTCGTTGATCTACCAGCGCGCCAAGGGGACGGCGGCCGAGCAGTCATACGGCACCGAACGCGACATCGATTGGGACGGCTACGAATACCTGGTCCATTCGACGGCCCCGGTCGAACCCCCGCCGGAACCTTATCGGGTCCGTATCGGTGGCCCCGATTGCAAGCAGCCCTACGACATCGCGCTGATGAACGTCTCCGCGATGAGTTTCGGTTCGCTCTCCGGTAATGCGCTGCGGGCGCTGAACAACGGCGCCCGCAAGGGTCGCTTCGCGCACGACACGGGCGAAGGTGGGCTGACGCCCTACCACCTCGGCGGTGCGGACGTGGTCTGGGAGATCGGATCCGGGTACTTCGGGACCCGGACCAAGGACGGCGCGTTCGATCCAGTTCAGTTCGCGGACAAGGCCGCTCACGAGCTGGTCAAGTGCATCTCGATCAAGCTGAGCCAGGGCGCCAAGCCCGGCATCGGAGGCGTCCTGCCGGCCGCGAAGGTCAGCAGGGAGATCGCCGCCTACCGCGGCGTGCCGATGGGCGAGAAGTGTGTCAGCCCGGCGGCGCATTCGGAGTTCGCCACTCCGCGCGAACTGATCGGCTTCGTGGCGCGGCTGCGCGAGTTGGCCGAGGGCAAGCCGGTGGGCTTCAAGCTGTGCGTCGGTTCGAGGACCGACGTGCTGGGCATGTGCAAGGCGATGCTCGCGGAGGGGGTGACGCCCGATTTCATCATCGTCGACGGCGCCGAAGGGGGTACCGCCGCCGCGCCGCTGGAATACGAAGACCACGTTGGCCTTCCCCTCACCGACGGGCTGATGATCGTGCACAACGCTCTGGTGGGGACGGGCCTGCGCGATCGCATCCGGATCGGCGCGAGCGGCAAGGTCGCAACCGGAAACGACATCGTCAAACGCCTCATCCAGGGGGCGGATTACACCAACTCGGCCCGGTCGATGATGATGGCGGCAGGCTGCATCCAGTCTCAGCGATGCCATACCAACCGTTGCCCGGTCGGGGTGGCGACCCAGGACCCGGCCCGGGCGCGTGCCCTGGACGTCGAGGACAAAAGCGAACGGGTGTACCGCTACCAGCGCGCGACCGTCCGCCAGGCCATGCTGATCATGGGGTCGATGGGTGTCTCCGACCCGTCCATGCTGAACCCCCACATGCTGCGCAAGCGCGTCTCGGCCGTCGAGCAACGCTCGTACGCCGAGCTGTACGAATGGCTGGCGACCGGCGTGCTGCTCGAACACGCCCCCGCCAGCTGGCGGTCGGATTGGGACGCAGCCGATCCCGACTCGTTCGCACCGGCCGGCACCAGGCGTCCCACCTTGTTCTAG
- the hsaB gene encoding 3-hydroxy-9,10-secoandrosta-1,3,5(10)-triene-9,17-dione monooxygenase reductase subunit, giving the protein MTAAPIDPRTFRSVLGQFCTGITIITTVHDDAPVGFACQSFAALSLDPPLVLFCPTKVSRSWKAIEASGRFCVNMLTEQQKHICARFGSKEPDKFAGIDWRPSELGSPIIDGSLAYIDCTVASAHDGGDHFVVFGAVQSLSEAPKIKPRPLLFYRGEYTGIEPDKTTPAQWRDDLEAFLTTTTQDTWL; this is encoded by the coding sequence ATGACTGCCGCGCCGATCGACCCGCGCACGTTCCGAAGCGTGCTCGGCCAGTTCTGCACCGGGATCACCATCATCACCACCGTGCACGACGACGCCCCGGTCGGCTTCGCCTGCCAATCCTTCGCGGCGCTGTCGTTGGACCCGCCGCTGGTGCTGTTCTGCCCCACCAAGGTGTCCCGGTCGTGGAAGGCCATCGAGGCGAGCGGCCGGTTCTGCGTCAACATGCTGACCGAGCAGCAGAAGCACATCTGCGCCCGATTCGGCTCCAAGGAGCCCGACAAGTTCGCCGGGATCGACTGGCGCCCCTCCGAACTCGGCTCGCCGATCATCGACGGGTCGCTGGCCTACATCGACTGCACAGTGGCTTCCGCGCACGACGGGGGCGATCACTTCGTGGTTTTCGGTGCGGTGCAGTCGCTTTCGGAGGCCCCGAAGATCAAGCCGCGCCCGCTGCTGTTCTATCGCGGCGAGTACACCGGCATCGAGCCGGACAAGACGACTCCTGCGCAATGGCGCGACGACCTGGAAGCGTTCCTGACCACCACCACGCAGGACACCTGGCTCTGA
- the hsaC gene encoding iron-dependent extradiol dioxygenase HsaC, with protein sequence MSIRSLGYLRIEATDMAAWREYGLKVLGMVEGKGATEGALYLRMDDFPARLVIVPGEQDRLIEAGWECANAAGLQEIRNRLDVEGTPYKEATAAELADRRVDEMIRFSDPSGNCLEVFHGAALEHRRVVSPYGHKFVTAEQGLGHVVLTTRDDEETLHFYRDVLDFKLRDSMRLPPQVVGRPADGPPAWLRFLGCNPRHHSLAFMPGQTPSGIVHLMVEVEEADDVGLCLDRALRKKVPMSATLGRHVNDLMLSFYMKTPSGFDVEFGCEGRQVEDDDWIARESTAISLWGHDFSVGFKG encoded by the coding sequence ATGAGCATCCGCTCTCTGGGTTACCTGCGTATCGAGGCCACCGACATGGCGGCCTGGCGCGAGTACGGCCTGAAGGTCCTCGGCATGGTCGAGGGCAAGGGCGCGACCGAGGGTGCGCTGTACCTGCGGATGGACGATTTCCCGGCCCGCCTGGTGATCGTGCCCGGCGAGCAGGACCGGCTCATCGAGGCGGGCTGGGAGTGCGCGAACGCGGCTGGCCTGCAAGAGATTCGCAACCGGCTCGACGTCGAGGGCACGCCCTACAAGGAGGCCACCGCCGCCGAACTGGCCGATCGCCGGGTCGACGAGATGATCAGGTTCTCCGACCCGTCCGGCAACTGCCTGGAGGTCTTCCACGGCGCCGCCCTCGAGCATCGCCGCGTGGTCAGCCCGTACGGCCACAAGTTCGTCACCGCCGAGCAGGGCCTGGGGCACGTGGTGCTGACCACCCGTGACGATGAAGAGACACTGCACTTCTACCGGGATGTGCTGGACTTCAAGCTGCGCGACTCGATGCGGCTGCCACCCCAGGTGGTCGGCCGGCCCGCCGACGGCCCGCCGGCCTGGCTGCGGTTCCTGGGCTGCAACCCTCGCCACCACAGCCTGGCCTTCATGCCCGGGCAGACCCCGAGCGGCATCGTGCACCTGATGGTCGAGGTCGAAGAGGCCGACGACGTCGGGCTGTGCCTGGACCGGGCGCTGCGGAAGAAGGTGCCGATGTCGGCGACCCTGGGCCGCCACGTCAACGATCTGATGCTGTCCTTCTACATGAAGACCCCCAGCGGATTCGATGTCGAGTTCGGCTGCGAGGGAAGGCAAGTCGAAGACGACGACTGGATCGCCCGGGAGAGCACCGCGATCAGCCTGTGGGGCCACGACTTCAGCGTCGGCTTCAAGGGGTAA
- the hsaD gene encoding 4,5:9,10-diseco-3-hydroxy-5,9,17-trioxoandrosta-1(10),2-diene-4-oate hydrolase: protein MTSATEEITFESTSRYAEVDVDGPLKLHYHEAGVGNDQTVVLLHGGGPGAASWTNFSRNIPVLAQRFHVLAVDQPGYGHSDKRAEHGQFNHYAARALKGLFDQLGLGRVPLVGNSLGGGTAVRFALDYPDRAGKLVLMGPGGVSVNLFAPDPTEGVKRLGKFSAEPTRENLEAFLRVMVYDQKLITDELIDQRFALASTPESLTATRAMGMSFAGADFELGMMWREVHRLRQPVLLIWGREDRVNPLDGALVALKTIPRAQLHVFGQCGHWAQVEKFDEFNKLTIDFLGGAR from the coding sequence CTTCGAATCGACTTCCCGGTACGCCGAGGTTGACGTCGACGGCCCGCTGAAGCTGCACTACCACGAGGCCGGCGTGGGCAACGACCAGACGGTGGTGCTGCTGCACGGCGGCGGCCCGGGCGCGGCGAGCTGGACGAACTTCTCGCGCAACATCCCGGTGCTGGCGCAGCGGTTTCATGTGCTGGCCGTCGACCAGCCCGGCTACGGCCACTCCGACAAGCGCGCCGAGCACGGGCAGTTCAACCACTATGCGGCCCGCGCGCTCAAGGGCCTGTTCGACCAGCTCGGTCTGGGACGCGTTCCGCTGGTTGGCAATTCGCTGGGCGGCGGCACCGCGGTCCGCTTCGCGCTCGACTACCCGGACCGCGCCGGCAAGCTGGTGCTGATGGGGCCGGGCGGGGTGAGCGTGAACCTGTTCGCGCCCGACCCGACCGAGGGCGTCAAGCGGCTCGGCAAGTTCTCCGCCGAGCCCACCCGCGAAAACCTCGAGGCCTTCCTGCGGGTGATGGTCTACGACCAGAAGCTGATCACCGACGAACTGATCGACCAGCGCTTCGCGCTGGCCAGCACGCCCGAGTCGCTGACGGCGACCCGCGCGATGGGAATGTCTTTCGCCGGAGCGGATTTCGAGCTCGGCATGATGTGGCGCGAGGTGCATCGGCTGCGTCAGCCGGTGCTGCTCATCTGGGGGCGCGAGGACCGGGTCAACCCACTGGACGGGGCGCTGGTCGCGCTGAAAACCATTCCGCGCGCACAGCTTCACGTCTTCGGGCAATGTGGGCACTGGGCGCAGGTGGAGAAGTTCGACGAGTTCAACAAGCTCACCATCGATTTCCTGGGAGGTGCGCGATGA